The Lineus longissimus chromosome 2, tnLinLong1.2, whole genome shotgun sequence genome window below encodes:
- the LOC135482703 gene encoding protein FAM227B-like yields MMAMKNDNPGLEAKIAALMEKNEKKKNNEKNPEKIDKDDKTDKDASITTYEDYCRVEKLDEWPYRLTSEGPLGIDENAMGFGTKDDIVNIIKEAAPLDLEALDSLENKLTTLERILKSYADKLVTDEHRESPSELQKWLHSPRKSVDESEGAKSHGGKAVRKNTFSESVAEMRKRSLDFCSFPGFRKGELTELPSQLESPQILHRVTKTQDFNPGFKKFWQKIFLSEASVAIMQDFFWWFFLDNYETNRKDEQTLLFDRIADSFCALFNSINPEIKDKFFQVYDNCLAQAIFAAYYEAFSESQKQFDDDFKAKLINTTSQWISGVRPAPRVYKSWNIKRLTRKSLKPGDDTKNNMSKMVSALSQDGVKIDLDIDSFEKMVNKLGDTGPGVTNSRQNTADLGSTRPVTVSGPAALPSQSIQPLNVSRQAQCGSPRKVGKESHQAGPGPKFERVLFDTLGRSPLIAHYLHRRQLQDIKRPELKVKRTEVVSVQQDAPTYRDLINNRMAMSQTLSKEYQRICDQTNQEILRIERKKIDTNREIDALQKEILFNRNPVDLKIMSEKILEMRERNTPTAGINVGDLRIQCDDSSEDSD; encoded by the exons ATGATGGCCATGAAGAATGATAATCCAGGGTTGGAGGCAAAGATTGCGGCACTCATGGAGAAAaacgagaagaagaaaaacaatgaaaaaaacccagaaaaaATAGATAAAGATGATAAAACTGATAAAGATGCTTCCATCACAACCTATGAGGATTACTGCAGGGTGGAAAAATTG GACGAATGGCCTTATAGATTGACATCAGAAGGGCCTTTGGGAATTGACGAAAATGCAATGGGGTTCGGAACGAAAGACGATATTGTCAATATCATCAAGGAAGCAGCAC CATTGGACTTGGAAGCTCTTGATAGCCTAGAGAATAAGCTTACCACTTTGGAGCGGATTTTGAAGTCGTATGCTGATAAACTTGTGACGGATGAGCACCGAGAATCGCCGAGTGAATTACAGAAATGGTTGCATTCACCAAGGAAGT CTGTCGATGAATCTGAGGGGGCCAAGTCTCACGGAGGTAAAGCGGTCAGGAAGAACACCTTCTCAGAGTCAGTTGCAGAGATGCGGAAAAGGAGCCTAGATTTCTGCTCATTTCCTGGATTCAGAAAAGGAGAGCTGACCGAATTGCCAAGTCAGTTGGAGAGCCCACAGATTCTGCATCGGGTCACCAAAACACAAGATTTCAAT CCTGGTTTCAAGAAGTTTTGGCAGAAGATCTTCCTGTCCGAAGCATCGGTTGCCATAATGCAAGATTTCTTCTGGTGGTTTTTCCTGGACAATTACGAG ACAAACAGGAAGGATGAACAGACACTGCTATTCGACCGCATTGCAGACAGTTTTTGTGCCCTCTTCAACAGTATCAATCCAGAAATCAAAGACAAATTCTTCCAG GTTTATGACAACTGTCTGGCACAAGCTATCTTTGCGGCATACTATGAAGCTTTCTCAGAGTCTCAAAAGCAGTTTGACGACGACTTCAAGGCCAAACTAATCAATACAACGAGCCAATGGATATCTGGTGTAAGGCCTGCACCCCGCGTTTACAAATCCTGGAACATCAAACGATTGACGAGAAAATCACTAAAGCCGGGAGATGATACAAAGAATAACATGTCTAAGATGGTGTCTGCTCTTAGTCAAGATGGAG TCAAAATAGACCTTGACATTGACTCCTTTGAAAAAATGGTCAACAAACTAGGCGACACTGGTCCAGGTGTTACAAACTCTCGCCAAAATACCGCTGACCTAGGTTCCACTAGGCCTGTGACTGTGTCAGGGCCTGCAGCATTGCCATCACAGTCCATACAGCCGTTGAATGTTTCAAGACAGGCACAGTGTGGTTCCCCTAGAAAAGTAGGGAAAGAG tctCATCAAGCTGGTCCAGGGCCCAAGTTCGAACGTGTGCTCTTCGATACGTTGGGTAGAAGTCCCCTGATTGCTCACTACTTGCACAGAAGACAGCTTCAAGACATCAAAAGACCAGAGCTAAAAGTCAAAAGAACTGAAGTGGTTTCAGTTCA GCAGGATGCACCAACATACCGTGACCTTATAAACAATAGGATGGCAATGTCACAAACACTGTCAAAGGAATATCAGAG AATCTGCGACCAGACAAACCAAGAGATACTGAGAATTGAGAGGAAGAAGATCGACACCAACCGAGAAATTGACGCCCTTCAAAAGGAGATTCTATTCAATAGAAATCCTGTTGACCTGAAGATAATGAGTGAAAAAATCTTGGAAATGAGA GAAAGAAACACCCCTACAGCAGGCATAAACGTAGGAGATTTAAGGATACAGTGTGACGACTCTTCCGAAGACAGTGACTGA
- the LOC135482704 gene encoding N-acetylgalactosamine kinase-like: protein MVDVQPPVVAVPLSQKDRYAKLKELFEQKYGTAPDFYARAPGRVNLIGEHIDYCGYGVLPMALEQDIVIAVSPNNDGVIRLANSDGNFEDFTCEVNDFEIDKSRPLWYHYFLCGLKGIIEHFKLENPQGMNLVLDGNVPRSAGLSSSSALVCASSLAAVYANGKQLSKLEIADVCSLCEHYIGTIGGGMDQAISFLGQPGTAKYIEFNPLKAKDVALPDGVVFVVSNSCVELNKAATSDFNTRVVECRLAAQILAKKKGLYWRGFKKLGSVQNALGLKLDGMLQEVRQHLHEEPYTKDEVCLELGVTADELASTSLSENTLHVQSFKLFQRATHVYGEANRVLKFKEICTKKPEGATVTLGDLMSESHASCRDMYECSCADLDALVDICIKSGSLGSRLTGAGWGGCAVSMVPADQVEQFIASLSENYYSNDAERAAKVDTALFATQPGGGAAIYYDY from the exons ATGGTAGACGTACAGCCACCGGTTGTTGCGgttcctctttcacaaaaagaCAG GTATGCGAAGCTGAAGGAACTGTTTGAACAGAAATATGGAACTGCCCCAGACTTCTATGCAAGAGCACCAGGAAGAGTGAATCTAATTG GAGAACACATTGACTATTGTGGATATGGAGTCCTTCCAATGGCTCTGGAGCAAGATATTGTAATAGCAGTTTCTCCGAATAATGATGGTGTCATACGACTTGCAAATTCTGATGGAAACTTTGA GGATTTTACCTGCGAAGTCAACGactttgaaattgacaagtcCAGACCTCTTTGGTACCATTACTTTCTTTGTGGCTTGAAGGGCATTATTGAACATTTCAAACTAGAGAATCCACAAGGAATGAATCTCGTTCTTGATGGCAATGTACCAAGAAGTGCTGGACTGTCCTCGTCTAGTGCTCTAGTGTGCGCCTCCAGTCTTGCGGCCGTCTATGCCAATGGCAAGCAGCTGTCAAAG CTTGAGATTGCTGATGTATGTTCTTTGTGTGAACATTACATTGGGACAATCGGAGGAGGAATGGACCAAGCTATATCCTTCCTTGGCCAGCCTGGCACT GCCAAATACATCGAATTCAACCCTTTGAAAGCTAAGGATGTTGCCTTACCCGACGGTGTCGTATTTGTTGTCAGTAACAGCTGTGTTGAACTGAACAAAGCTGCAACTTCTGACTTCAACACCAGAGTAGTTGAATGCAGACTGGCAGCACAG ATTCTTGCCAAAAAGAAAGGGCTTTACTGGCGAGGATTCAAGAAACTTGGTTCCGTCCAAAATGCCTTGGGTTTAAAACTTGATGGGATGTTGCAAGAGGTGAGGCAGCACCTTCATGAGGAACCGTACACCAAAGATGAAGTCTGCCTGGAGCTTGGAGTAACAGCTGATGAGTTAGCGAGTACTAGCCTGAGTGAAAATACACTACATG TGCAATCGTTCAAGTTATTCCAACGTGCCACGCATGTCTACGGCGAAGCCAACAGAGTATTGAAGTTCAAGGAGATTTGCACCAAGAAGCCTGAAGGTGCCACTGTGACCCTGGGAGATCTGATGTCTGAGAGTCATGCAAGTTGCAGGGACATGTATGAATGCAGCTGCGCAGATCTCGACGCCTTGGTTGATATATGCAT aaaatCCGGTTCACTCGGATCTAGATTGACCGGAGCCGGTTGGGGCGGTTGTGCTGTCTCCATGGTGCCCGCAGATCAAGTCGAACAGTTTATCGCATCCTTGAGTGAAAACTATTACAGCAATGATGCCGAAAGAGCAGCGAAGGTGGACACGGCCCTATTTGCAACGCAACCAGGAGGCGGAGCAGCCATTTATTACGACTACTGA
- the LOC135483715 gene encoding large ribosomal subunit protein mL65-like, producing MLCRFPKRFPFKFYRFSPPKNNNFRCSSTLTNQGQSEYSLEPEYPPVTPRWPPGKWGEMKEKIAWEFYEETVKLQDTEVLHEKLDALRNHEKIYSIVKPDDSTPRILDFQQNVTKTAIVEGLPPMYENIVVDEEFEILKPLILDGLVRDYRAQFVKDIHGKKAHLQEPKYSKRLVHSLTDMLLATLAGSHDHLLRSQIDRDGRIECFWSKLLEKDLCPDNPSQQHPGLGKHRHLRLQLNHVSDLMMRTEQPLPEFLPRDDVLCTSADVPDYDYHPRAANAAFARIKPSVVAGYKTKDQFVDGAPCEFGHVSFHTCNEVAHNRERLKQNIDREFVRSLGVLTSFGWTAAQAYNQGFDWLNDVTYPFTTQTVVTDGKNITFFAYQLNTLLLWKSNDVNPLRNIMWTSPEMQLYEAIEGDQVIGFNDEALKTLIKIFKNAPVDRGVDLRPYLSKDYEPLKAVPYMNIKGEPVIERPHPPRLFAESKKKPLAISPIVTTQEKIQKMWEKGNRHWNEEKQRFDIVERK from the exons ATGCTTTGCCGGTTTCCAAAGCGATTTCCCTTCAAATTCTATCGATTTTCACcaccaaaaaacaacaactttcgATGTAGCTCAACTTTAACCAATCAAGGGCAGTCAGAGTATTCTTTAGAGCCTGAATATCCCCCTGTCACCCCTCGATGGCCCCCTGGAAAGTGGGGTGAAATGAAAGAGAAAATAGCTTGGGAATTTTATGAAGAAACTGTGAAACTCCAAGACACAGAAGTCCTGCACGAAAAATTAGATGCACTTAGGAATCATGAAAAAATCTACTCTATTGTAAAACCAGATGACTCTACCCCAAGGATACTAGATTTTCAACAGAATGTAACAAAAACTGCCATAGTTGAAGGCTTGCCTCCGATGTATGAAAATATCGTGGTTGACGAAGAGTTCGAGATTTTGAAGCCTCTTATCCTTGATGGGTTGGTGAGAGACTATCGTGCACAGTTTGTAAAAGATATCCATGGCAAAAAGGCGCATTTACAGGAACCTAAATATAGCAAGAGACTTGTACACTCACTTACGGACATGTTACTTGCAACTCTTGCTGGGAGCCATGATCATTTATTGAGGTCACAGATTGATAGAGATGGGAGGATCGAGTGTTTCTGGTCAAAGTTGTTGGAGAAAGATCTATGTCCGGACAATCCGTCTCAACAACACCCGGGACTTGGTAAACACCGCCACTTGCGGTTGCAGCTAAATCACGTCAGTGATTTGATGATGCGAACTGAACAGCCACTACCAGAG TTTCTTCCAAGAGATGATGTGTTGTGTACCAGTGCAGACGTCCCCGATTATGACTACCACCCTCGGGCTGCAAATGCAGCATTTGCGAGGATAAAGCCAAGTGTTGTTGCTG GTTACAAGACCAAGGATCAATTTGTGGATGGCGCTCCGTGTGAATTTGGTCACGTCTCGTTCCATACCTGTAACGAAGTGGCACATAATCGAGAACGTCTCAAACAGAACATTGATAGGGAATTTGTGAGGAGCCTTGGCGTCTTGACATCGTTTGGATGGACGGCTGCTCAGGCTTACAACCAAG GCTTTGACTGGTTGAACGATGTGACCTACCCGTTTACGACGCAGACTGTCGTCACAGATGGAAAAAACATTACTTTCTTTGCTTACCAGCTCAACACCTTGCTGCTGTGGAAGAGCAATGATGTAAATCCTCTCAGGAACATCATGTGGACTTCTCCCGAAATGCAGCTGTATGAAGCCATCGAAGGAGACCAGGTCATCGGATTCAATGACGAGGCCCTAAAAACTCTCAtaaagattttcaaaaatgcaCCTGTCGACCGAGGGGTCGATTTGAGACCCTACCTGTCCAAGGATTACGAACCCTTGAAGGCTGTGCCTTATATGAATATCAAAGGTGAGCCGGTCATCGAGAGACCTCACCCGCCGAGGTTGTTCGCCGAGAGTAAGAAGAAGCCTCTCGCCATTTCGCCGATTGTGACGACACAGGAGAAGATTCAGAAGATGTGGGAGAAGGGAAATAGACACTGGAATGAGGAGAAACAAAGATTTGATATTGTTGAGAGGAAATAG